The Oryzias melastigma strain HK-1 linkage group LG13, ASM292280v2, whole genome shotgun sequence genome window below encodes:
- the LOC112155624 gene encoding SPRY domain-containing SOCS box protein 4 isoform X2, which translates to MGQKISGSIKSVDVRGEPPYHPVRHELQGPDFCRPPRLDLLLDMPPASPETQLRHAWNPDDRSLNVFVKEDDKLTFHRHPVAQSTDCIRGRVGYTRGLHVWRIHWPARQRGTHAVVGVATAEAPLHSVGYTALVGSDSESWGWDLGRNRLYHDGKNRPVSSSAPAYPSFLEPDESFVLPDCLTVILDMDEGTLSFMVDGQYLGVAFRGLKGKRLYPIVSAVWGHCEVSIRYVNGLDPDVIGGSQVCPIGRALFLH; encoded by the coding sequence ATGGGCCAGAAGATCTCAGGGAGCATCAAGTCAGTTGATGTGCGTGGGGAACCTCCATACCACCCGGTCCGACATGAACTACAGGGTCCAGATTTTTGTCGGCCACCGCGGCTAGACTTATTGCTGGACATGCCACCAGCCAGCCCCGAGACCCAACTACGCCACGCTTGGAATCCCGACGACAGATCCCTTAATGTCTTTGTCAAAGAAGACGACAAGCTAACGTTTCATCGACACCCTGTAGCACAAAGTACAGACTGTATCAGAGGTAGGGTAGGCTACACTAGGGGTCTCCATGTATGGAGGATTCACTGGCCAGCCAGACAAAGAGGCACCCATGCTGTGGTGGGGGTGGCCACAGCTGAAGCACCTTTACATTCGGTAGGGTACACGGCTCTGGTGGGCTCAGACTCGGAGTCTTGGGGCTGGGACCTGGGCCGGAACAGACTTTATCATGACGGAAAGAACAGACCTGTTTCTTCATCTGCCCCCGCTTATCCAAGTTTCCTTGAGCCAGACGAGTCATTTGTTCTCCCAGACTGTCTAACGGTGATATTGGACATGGATGAAGGGACGCTAAGCTTCATGGTTGATGGACAGTACCTCGGAGTGGCTTTTCGGGGACTGAAAGGCAAAAGACTGTACCCCATTGTCAGTGCGGTGTGGGGGCACTGTGAAGTCTCGATACGCTACGTCAACGGACTCGACC